The Myxococcota bacterium genome contains a region encoding:
- a CDS encoding zinc-binding dehydrogenase — protein FGLGGIGLSVVQGAVMAGAGRIIGVDTNPKKFALARQFGATDCLDPADVANVAEAVVEMTGGGVDFSFECIGNVDVMGQALACAHKGWGQSIIIGVAGAGEEIHARPFLLVTGRSWRGTAFGGYKSRTHVPRLVDRYMAGRIKLDELVTAELPLERINEAFDRMHDGSAIRTVIRYG, from the coding sequence TTCGGCCTCGGCGGCATCGGGCTGTCGGTCGTGCAAGGCGCCGTCATGGCCGGTGCCGGCCGTATCATCGGCGTCGACACCAACCCGAAGAAGTTCGCGTTGGCGCGGCAGTTCGGGGCTACCGACTGTCTCGATCCGGCCGACGTTGCGAACGTTGCGGAGGCGGTCGTCGAGATGACCGGCGGCGGGGTTGATTTCTCCTTCGAGTGCATCGGTAACGTCGACGTGATGGGGCAGGCGCTGGCGTGCGCGCACAAGGGATGGGGACAATCGATCATCATCGGCGTGGCCGGCGCGGGCGAGGAGATCCACGCGCGTCCCTTCCTGCTGGTGACCGGCCGCAGCTGGCGCGGCACCGCGTTCGGCGGCTACAAGAGCCGCACCCACGTGCCCAGGCTCGTCGACCGCTACATGGCCGGCCGCATCAAGCTCGACGAGCTGGTGACTGCCGAGCTGCCGCTCGAGCGCATCAACGAGGCGTTCGACCGCATGCACGACGGCAGCGCGATCCGCACGGTGATCCGGTACGGATGA
- a CDS encoding class I SAM-dependent methyltransferase gives MKPANDPTIDYRKLVRDGYDHCSAAFAEARSREPGHELEPLLARLAPGSRVLDLGCGAGLPIAGALARAHRVTGVDFSAEQIRRARANVPDAEFLLADAMAVDFPPGSFDAVVSFYAVFHLPREEHEELFRRIARWLVPGGHLLASVTHFREAPYTEEDFFGVRMYWSNWSLDDYRAMLERLGFERVEVQVLSHGYDPSQARRPEAHPLLFARRR, from the coding sequence ATGAAGCCGGCGAACGATCCCACGATCGACTACCGAAAGCTCGTTCGCGACGGATACGACCACTGCTCCGCGGCCTTCGCCGAGGCGCGCAGCCGCGAGCCGGGCCACGAGCTCGAGCCGCTGCTCGCGCGGCTCGCTCCGGGCTCGCGCGTGCTCGACCTGGGCTGCGGCGCCGGCCTGCCGATCGCGGGAGCGCTGGCGCGCGCGCATCGAGTCACAGGGGTCGACTTCTCCGCCGAGCAGATCCGGCGCGCGCGCGCGAACGTGCCCGATGCCGAGTTTCTGCTCGCGGACGCCATGGCCGTCGACTTCCCGCCCGGCTCCTTCGACGCGGTCGTGTCGTTCTACGCGGTCTTCCACCTGCCGCGGGAGGAGCACGAGGAGCTGTTCCGCCGCATCGCGCGCTGGCTCGTGCCCGGTGGACATCTCCTGGCCAGCGTGACTCACTTCCGCGAGGCGCCCTACACCGAGGAGGATTTCTTCGGCGTGCGCATGTACTGGAGCAACTGGTCGCTGGACGACTACCGCGCCATGCTGGAGCGCCTGGGCTTCGAGCGGGTCGAAGTGCAGGTCCTGAGTCACGGCTACGACCCGTCGCAGGCGCGGCGCCCCGAGGCGCACCCGCTGCTGTTCGCGCGCAGGCGCTAG
- a CDS encoding SCO family protein: protein MDQTYTVTGFVQSVAPAERQLTVSHEPIPGFMPAMTMSFDVAEGQSLDGVAPGARIEFRLHRTESLLRIESLKVLSPAPAGAAAPALPLAESEAAPDFALTDQDGRPAKLSDWRGDAVLVDFVFTRCPGPCPIQTARLVEVQKQLDPKLARRTRFASISLDPAYDSPERMRAYALSRGAALDNWSFLTGEPAAVQSVLDAWRIGTVRQPDGSLDHVVATFLVGPDGRIAKRYLGLEGPSSAILADLAQLLP, encoded by the coding sequence GTGGACCAGACCTACACGGTGACCGGCTTCGTGCAGTCGGTCGCGCCGGCCGAGCGCCAGCTCACGGTCTCGCACGAGCCGATCCCGGGCTTCATGCCCGCCATGACGATGAGCTTCGACGTGGCGGAGGGTCAGTCTCTCGACGGCGTGGCCCCTGGCGCGCGCATCGAGTTCCGGCTGCACCGCACCGAGAGCTTGCTGCGCATCGAGTCACTCAAGGTCCTGAGCCCGGCGCCGGCGGGCGCCGCCGCGCCCGCACTGCCGCTGGCCGAGTCCGAAGCCGCGCCCGACTTCGCGCTCACCGACCAGGACGGCCGGCCCGCGAAGCTCTCCGACTGGCGCGGCGACGCGGTGCTCGTCGACTTCGTGTTCACGCGTTGCCCCGGCCCCTGCCCGATCCAGACCGCGCGCCTGGTCGAGGTGCAGAAGCAGCTCGACCCGAAGCTCGCCCGGCGCACGCGCTTCGCTTCCATCTCGCTCGACCCCGCCTACGACTCACCGGAGCGCATGCGCGCGTACGCGCTGAGCCGCGGCGCCGCGCTCGACAACTGGTCGTTCCTGACCGGCGAGCCCGCGGCGGTGCAGTCGGTGCTCGACGCCTGGCGCATCGGCACCGTGCGCCAGCCCGACGGCAGCCTCGACCACGTGGTCGCGACCTTCCTGGTCGGCCCCGACGGGCGCATCGCCAAGCGCTATCTCGGGCTCGAGGGACCGTCGAGCGCGATCCTGGCGGATCTGGCGCAGCTGCTCCCCTAG